The sequence TTCAGACCAAAGCGTTTGGAATAAATTAAGTAATAATCTGAATTAATAAGGCCAAAGCTTATATATACACACGTATCCCATAGGGATTTGCTTATCAAGTATTATAAAATTTAGGTAAcacattttgttgaaatttaaaAGTCAACTTTATTTTCGAGAGTGtatcaatttaaaattcaaatttcaaaatttttctttaAATCTCATCAAGGGAGAAAGTCGGGGTACTACAaataaatgttgaaaaatatttttctatcATATGGAGTATTAGAAAATCTCATTGattcatataataaattaaaattgagaaaataaagctaaaacaaaatataaaaagaagcctcaattgcaaaatttagaaatattcgatatatattaaaaaaagattTAAAGGTGAGAtcgaaattacaaaataaatataaattcgtgatttattttatactccctctatccatGAAATGTTGACCTAAGGGAGAGAgagacacaagttttaagaaaatctatattgtttatttagttagtggagaaaggggccaaaaatgaagaaaagtgGAAAAAAGTTAATTCAGTTAGTGAGTAGAAAGTAAGGCCCACGTGTTAATGAGTGGAGAAAGTAACCcacaaatttattaaaaatagattatgaCAACTTTTTATGGACGAattaaaatgacaaattatgacAACATTTCGTGGACGAATGTAGTACTAATTTTTTTCCTTCTTAGAACAAGTGATTCtcatttgaatttataaaactttatgTTGTAACTTTTGCATAATCTTCTATATTTGACTTTTAGTTTCATTAACTTTCCTTcataaaataaactataatACTCCTATATAATTTGATAGCAAGAATGTTATTTTGttctattaataatttttatacatgaaataaatagaagtgcataatataataaatcaaGAGTCAACTTTTGATATagtcatattgagcaatgaaactcaatatttggctTCCCATCTAAAATacaaattttggtcatttttcaCGTTTTAGGATTGTTTTCCCCTTAATTAGGGCAGACCGGGTTtgggtttgcgcgcgggttgGGCGTCAAGTTCGGGTTGGGACGGCGCAGGTTATGATGGTACAGTTGGTATAAATGCGTAAATTCGTgccaattgtgtcattcattaggtacacttggcacAATTATGCTCTTTTGTGCCAAATGTGGCTGAAGATTGAATGATGGTACAAATGGATAAATTCGTGTCAATTGCgtcattcattaggtacacttgACACAATTATGCCCATTTGTGTCAAGAGAAAGGgggagagagatagagggagAATAATGTGTATGGGTTGAGCTAGGTAGTGTAGGATATGCGAGGTCAGGTTATTTTGGAatgaaattgtaaaaaatggtcataatttgtgtttttcagATGGGTGGCCGaaaattgagtttcattgctcaatatgactGTATGAATGTATATTCTCATAAATTAAAATGtcataaatataaaagaaaaagcaaaGGACAAAATAAGGGAAAGTATTGAGAACACTTAGTTGTTGTATTGATTTTTCAACGTGATCCTTTACAATGATGACGATTCTCCTATTTATATGAGTACATTACAAAGGGTATAAATGTAAAATCTATTCTTCACGTACTCCGCGGTACTCTCTAACTTTCCCGTTGTAATTTGTCTTTTTATCCCATTGAAAACTAATTTTGCAGCTTTTGTCAGGGGTTGAAAACAATCCGAGCTTTGATTCTAAAATGGCATTGGGTGAGCTCAACTCTGGCTTTGAATTTGGCGAGCTCAACTCTGGCCCAACACTTGGTGGACTCAATTCTAGCCTTGGGCTCGACGAACTCAACTTAGATACGGGGTTTGGCGGGCTCGACTTTGACCTCAGACTTCTCGGGTTCGATTTTTCGGCTCAACTCTTGCGCCTAGCCTCGCGTGTTCCACTCTAGCTTGGGGCTGTACGAACTCAACTCTTGCGTGAGACGGGCTCAACCCTGGTACCGGGCCTCGCGCATTCAACTCCGACTAGGGGATTTGTGTATTCAACTTGGGGGCAAAGCTTCGTGGGCCCATCTGTGATCCGAACCTCTCCAGCTCAACTCGGGCATGGGCCTAACAGGCTCAACTAGGTCAAGAGATTCGTGGCCCCCCCGCCCTTGAGGCGAGGCTCCATGGGATTGTCTTTGACTTGAGCTCCCTAAATTCAACTCTAACCTGCACCCTCCAAGCTCAACTCTGGCAGGAGACCTCATGAGCCCAACTCGGGCAAGAACCTCACGGAATCTACTATGGCGTGGGCTTCGCGGGCTTGCTTTTTAACACCTTTTCAATAATTATTTCCAtgaattttcttatttatatatgaatGTTAAATATTATTGGATGATGCAGATTTTACTCCTCAACAATATCAGTCCGTTCACACGGGAAAGCTCACTAGTAGTTAATGAATAGTGAATTTACCAACCACCAATTGTATTTAGGGTAATTATGTTCCCAGCCCCCATTTTATTCACTATAGCCCTTcatataaaataacattaataaagaattataatttactattttaccctacaATCATAACCTCCAATTAAATCTCTATTTTATATAAGCCCCATATCACACGCAACTCAATCTGAGGTGAATACATCTCCAATTACTGCAGCAAGTTAAGATTTACCAGTAAGACAATCACCAGATAACAGAGCCCATGCAAGCAAAGAAAACATCGATGTTAATACCGTGTTCAGTGAGACTAGAGCATTTGTGAGGAGATAAATGAAAAACGCAAGAGCTATAAACTCCTTTAATTTTACCCCCCCATTTTTCATGTATATCACAGTAGCCGACAAAGATTACCAATTCCCTCGTCACTGATGCTAAATTCAAACACGTGCAAGCATTTCTGAGTGATTGGTTTTGTTCTGTGTTCCAGTCATGTGTTAAAAATAGAATAGCTCTTGTTTCGCATCTGCTTTGCCTACTCTTTCCCAAACTATATGTTTGATGGGAAACAAATGGATTTGATATGATTGCACATTGAAAACTGATTCTAAAAATATGTAGTTGCATAAAATAGGATTTCGAATATACCATTAAACTTTAGTATAATTTTTAAGCAATAAGCTTCACGATTCTATAAGATACTAGGTTGGAATCAAGATAGGGATTTAATTTAGAGTCCAGAGACTCATGAAATAGTTGCATAAAATAGGATTTCTATCGTGAGATGCTGAGGTTGGGGGTTATACAAAAATAAGAATTTAATTTAGAGGCTATAAATTGTAGGatgaaatagtaaatttataataatttattattattattttatatgagaAAAATGGGGATTCTGAATATAATTACCCTACTGAAAAACCGAGCGACCTAAATTGATTTCTGCATCGGCCCAATAGAAACCCCATATTTGCATAGATTTGCATCGGCCCAATAGGATCCCCATATTTGCATAGATTTATCTGTAGTATTTGGCCCAACAGAGAAACACCCAAATACACCTAAAACCCTACTTAATTTAGCTGAACGCCACGCCAttgcctcctctctctctccctttctctctcccGTCTCGCCCCAATTCTACAGCAAAGATGGTATTTTTGTCGCGGTTCTTGCGAATTTCTCTAGCTGATGACGATTGATTTTTCGTTAATTTGATAAAGTTGCTGCTTGTTGATAGGTTCTCTCGAACGACTACGATTTGCTCAACCCACCGGCCGAGCTTGAGAAAAGGAAGCACAAGCTTAAGCGCCTTGTGCAATCTCCCAACTCTTTCTTCATGGTAACCTCTCTTCAATTTCGGTTTCGTTTTCGCTAAtttgatttatggttttttagTTTTTTCTGTCATTGTTTTTTATTGGTTTTTTGTAATTGTTGTAGGATGTCAAGTGCCAGGGTTGCTTCAATATGTAAGTTGCATCGGATTTTGTAAACTGGATAATTGGATTTGTGAAATTGTGAATCAAGTTTGTTGAATTATTTGTGAGATTTTGAGTGATTGTTGATCTGTGTGAATATGtgtatgtgtatgtgtgtgcagAACCACTGTGTTCAGCCACTCCCAAACAGTTGTTGTGTGCGGAAATTGCCAGACGGTGCTGTGCCAACCGACTGGCGGCCGTGCCAGGCTCACCGAGGGCTGCTCCTTCAGGAGAAAGGGCGATTGAGGAACATATTCTTGATAGAATGGAATGGATTCTGGTTTCGTGTTTTCATtttcatcattcaagacatGCTATGTTTCTTTATGTAACCTTTTAAGTTAATTCTGCTATGTTTCTTTATGTAACCTTTTAAGTTAATTCAATCTAGATTCGGATTATGTTATATTATCATTGACCCTGTGAGGTTTATCTACTTTTTGCTTAGTTGATTGAGATCAAGTTTTGAACTTGTAGCTTCGAAGGTTTGCATTTCCCATTAGAATTATTTAGTGACTCTTGTGGCATTTGGTTGCTAGCTGCAGCTTGTTCTTCAATTGTGATTTGTTTGGCGAGATCTAGTTTATTCAGCCATGATACGAAACATTTGATGCCAATGTGTTATTGTGTCTGCCTAAAAATTTGGTGCATATAGGCGTCATGTAACTTTTAAGGCATTGCAGTCTTTTTATTGTTGTGATATGCTTTGTCGCTGCATTTTATATGTTGCACACGGGTgagcactttttttttttttttttaaatatattagtaTGCCCATGTTGGCAATATGTGTTATGAGGAGGGTGAATGGGTGGTGTTATGAGAGGAagttaggagagagaaggtatgAACTGCCACCAGGTGATCTTGGTTGGCCTTTCATTGGCAATATGTGGTCCTTCCTTAGAGCTTTCAAGTGCAGCAGACCTGAATCTTTCATCTCCTCTTTTGTTGACaggtctctctctccctctctattcATTTTGTTGGTTTCTAATGAGTTGCCCATGTTTAAGTGTTGTTGCATTTATCAGTATGATTATTATCAAACTTGCAAAAGTGTAACAATGACAGTAGTATCCCAATAGTTAGACTAAAGATCAAAAAGGGAAAAGAGAACAAGGGTTTTTATTTTACCTTTTTGCCGGCTCCTTTTGTCTTGGTATAGTGGTAAAATCTAATATAATTAACCTTAAAGGATTGCAGGCCTCTTTATTACTACTGTATGGTTTGATTATattaatgcaaaaaaaaaaaagtactctCCCACACCACATAGGACATGATTTAtgctgttttgtttttgtttatgGTAATCTTCAGAGTGAAAATTAGTCTCTTTCAGCCTTGTGATTGATGTGATATTTCAACATCATCTCCTGTATTATCTTTCATCTATAGAGTATAACACTAGCTAGGCCATATATCTTATTTTGTAATTTCCTTGAAGATTTTCTGTTGGTGGTTATTAAGTTTGGTTTTCTTGTCAATTAGTGGCTAAGGCCTAGGCATTGGAAGGATCATAAACTATGCTAATTAAATGAATCATGAATTGTGCCTCTTGGCTGGATGCATATTGACAAAGTGTGTGTGGGTTTTGCAGATATGGGCATGGTGGAATGTATAAAGTTCACATGTTTGGTAATCCTAGTATAATTGTTACCACGGCATAAGCATGCCGGAAAGTTCTAACTGACGATGAGGCCTTCAAGCCGGGATGGCCATCTTCAACGATGAACCTTATTGGGAAGAACTCGTTTGTAGCGATTTCT comes from Salvia miltiorrhiza cultivar Shanhuang (shh) chromosome 3, IMPLAD_Smil_shh, whole genome shotgun sequence and encodes:
- the LOC131015867 gene encoding 40S ribosomal protein S27-2 encodes the protein MVLSNDYDLLNPPAELEKRKHKLKRLVQSPNSFFMDVKCQGCFNITTVFSHSQTVVVCGNCQTVLCQPTGGRARLTEGCSFRRKGD